A genomic segment from Brassica napus cultivar Da-Ae chromosome C9 unlocalized genomic scaffold, Da-Ae chrC09_Random_64, whole genome shotgun sequence encodes:
- the LOC125595176 gene encoding NAD(P)H-quinone oxidoreductase subunit 1, chloroplastic-like, which yields MIIYATEVQTINSFLRLESLKEVYGLIWIFVPIFSLVLGIITGVLVIVWLEREISAGIQQRIGPEYAGPLGILQALADGTKLLFKEDLRPSRGNTPLFSIGPSIAVISILLSYSVIPFSNHLVLADLNIGIFLWIAISSVAPIGLLMSGYGSNNKYSFLGGLRAAAQAISYEIPLTLCVLSISLRAIR from the coding sequence atgataatttatgCAACAGAAGTACAAACAATAAATTCTTTTCTTAGATTGGAATCTTTAAAAGAGGTCTATGGACTCATATGGATATTTGTCCCTATATTTTCTCTTGTATTGGGAATCATAACTGGTGTACTAGTAATTGTGTGGTTAGAAAGAGAAATATCTGCAGGGATACAACAACGTATTGGACCTGAATACGCCGGCCCGTTAGGAATTCTTCAAGCTTTAGCCGACGGGACAAAACTACTTTTCAAAGAAGATCTTCGTCCATCTAGAGGAAATACTCCTTTATTTAGTATTGGACCATCTATAGCAGTTATCTCTATTTTACTAAGTTATTCAGTAATTCCTTTTAGCAATCACCTTGTTTTAGCGGATCTCAATATCGGTATTTTTTTATGGATTGCCATCTCAAGTGTTGCTCCGATCGGACTTCTTATGTCAGGATATGgatcaaataataaatattcttttttaggtGGTCTGCGAGCTGCTGCTCAAGCGATTAGTTATGAAATACCATTAACTCTATGTGTTTTATCAATATCTCTACGTGCGATTCGTTGA